CACGTGTCTTCATGCAGAAGCGGGAGCCGGAGTGCCCGGGACGCACAGGAGGAGCGGCGGGATGGACGGCCGGGGGCGGGTCATGGCGCAGGCTGCTCGGCGGCCCCCCCGGCTCCCAGAAAAGGCGGAGGGTCGCGCAGGTACCGCCCCACCGCTCCGTGCGGGCCCCCCGCCGCCACGTCGAggggccggcggccgcggccgtCGGGGAGGTCGAGGCGCGCCCCGGCCCGGTGCAGCGCCGCCAGCGTCTCCAGGAAGCCGGCGCGGGCCGCGTCGTGCGCCGGGAGGCAGCCGGTGCGCGGGTCGGGGCGGTTGGGGTCGGCTCCGTGCCGCAGCAGCAGCTCGGCCACCCGCGGGCTGCCCAGCATCATCACCTGCGGGGAGAGACAGCGtcagcgcccgcccgccccgagcaccgCCGGGCCCCCCTTCCGCGGGGAGCCCAGGGGCCAGCCGGGGCTGGCGGCGACCCGACTGACTTCTCCTTCGAGAAGTAATTCTGCTAGGTCGGCTTCTTGTAGTCATGACCTGCATACGTTGTGACAACCGTTTGCGATTATCCGTacggatcccttccaactcgaGATAGACTATGATTagataataaattaaaaatattagctGGTGGTTTCCCGCTAAGTACAACAAATGCATATGTTCTACTTCGCATTTATGTAATTTATATACGCCATGGTATAAATGGTACTTGTGGTGCGTGTATAAgcatatatatgtacacacactTTTACAAGCAGGTACAgatgcagctctgtgtgtgtacaGATATGTACACACAATACAGATACCATTTATGTAATTATATAATAAATAGTGCATATATTCTATATTATGAATATATTTAGACATacacatatattaaaaatacattaaatatatttacacCTA
Above is a window of Lonchura striata isolate bLonStr1 chromosome Z, bLonStr1.mat, whole genome shotgun sequence DNA encoding:
- the CDKN2B gene encoding cyclin-dependent kinase 4 inhibitor B; this translates as MEGSPRSDGDRLCSAAARGDQEEVRKLLQAGVDPNGTNAFGRTPIQVMMLGSPRVAELLLRHGADPNRPDPRTGCLPAHDAARAGFLETLAALHRAGARLDLPDGRGRRPLDVAAGGPHGAVGRYLRDPPPFLGAGGAAEQPAP